In Pseudobythopirellula maris, a single window of DNA contains:
- the cls gene encoding cardiolipin synthase, with protein sequence MTAALLYYLGLTLHLTAFAVITLRVIWRKADAGTALSWIALVGLVPLAGVLFYLLVGERRIGQGRARRLADLRVDYDKLADAIIEGWLTHVDWSRRRPEAEAMNRLGERLVGMPTVGGCSGELVSDSGEILERIAADIDDACSSVLMEFYIWAKGGRADDVVDALVRAAGRGVACRVLVDAVGAHPWWRGPQSRRLREAGVELRVANSTGLWQLLFARNDLRLHRKIVVVDGEVAWTGSMNLVDPRFFKQESGVGQWVDAMYRAEGSVVAPLTATVLGDWLLETHDTVERALEYADLDRVAPKGDGDIQVVPSGPADNSDGLLQMLLAMINAARDELVLTTPYFVPDESIVRALRGAAARGVDVRLIVPEKIDSLLTRYASRSYFDELHSAGVKVCLFHGGLLHTKSITADGSISMFGTVNLDMRSLWLNYEVSLFVYGDKFGGELRALQQTYLDHSHAIDPDEWARRPIRERLMENTLRLMGPLL encoded by the coding sequence ATGACCGCCGCTCTCTTGTATTACCTCGGCCTCACCCTCCACCTGACGGCGTTTGCCGTCATCACGCTGCGGGTCATCTGGCGCAAGGCCGACGCCGGGACCGCGCTGAGCTGGATCGCGCTGGTCGGGCTCGTCCCGCTGGCCGGCGTGCTGTTCTACCTGCTGGTGGGCGAGCGGCGGATCGGGCAGGGGCGGGCCCGACGGCTCGCCGACCTGCGGGTCGATTACGACAAGCTCGCCGACGCCATCATCGAGGGCTGGCTCACCCACGTCGACTGGAGCCGGCGCCGGCCCGAGGCCGAGGCGATGAACCGCCTCGGCGAGCGGCTCGTCGGCATGCCGACGGTGGGGGGCTGCTCGGGCGAGCTGGTGTCGGATTCGGGCGAGATCCTTGAGCGGATCGCCGCCGACATCGACGACGCATGTTCGAGCGTGCTGATGGAGTTCTACATCTGGGCCAAGGGGGGCCGCGCCGACGACGTGGTCGACGCCCTCGTGCGAGCGGCCGGGCGCGGCGTCGCCTGCCGCGTGCTGGTCGACGCGGTAGGCGCCCACCCCTGGTGGCGCGGGCCGCAGAGCCGGCGGCTGCGCGAGGCGGGCGTCGAGCTGCGGGTGGCCAACTCGACCGGCCTGTGGCAACTGCTGTTCGCCCGCAACGACCTCCGTCTGCATCGCAAGATCGTGGTGGTCGACGGCGAGGTCGCCTGGACCGGCAGCATGAACCTGGTCGACCCGCGGTTCTTCAAGCAGGAGAGCGGCGTCGGCCAGTGGGTCGACGCGATGTACCGCGCCGAGGGTTCGGTCGTGGCGCCACTCACCGCCACGGTGCTAGGCGACTGGCTGCTCGAGACGCACGACACCGTGGAGCGGGCTTTGGAGTACGCCGACCTCGACCGCGTGGCGCCCAAGGGCGACGGCGACATCCAGGTGGTCCCCTCCGGCCCGGCCGACAACTCCGACGGGTTGCTGCAGATGCTGCTGGCTATGATCAACGCGGCCCGCGACGAGCTCGTGCTCACCACGCCCTACTTCGTGCCGGACGAGTCGATCGTCCGAGCCCTGCGGGGGGCGGCCGCCCGCGGGGTCGACGTGCGGCTCATCGTGCCGGAGAAGATCGATTCGCTGCTGACCCGCTACGCCAGCCGCTCGTACTTCGACGAGCTGCACTCGGCCGGCGTGAAGGTTTGCCTGTTCCACGGCGGTCTGCTGCACACCAAGTCGATCACGGCCGACGGTTCGATCTCGATGTTCGGCACGGTGAATCTCGACATGCGGAGCCTGTGGCTCAACTACGAGGTGTCGCTGTTCGTCTACGGCGACAAGTTCGGCGGCGAGCTCCGCGCGTTGCAGCAGACGTACCTCGACCATAGCCACGCGATCGACCCCGATGAATGGGCCCGCCGGCCGATACGCGAACGGCTGATGGAGAACACCCTGCGGCTGATGGGACCGTTGCTTTGA
- a CDS encoding endonuclease/exonuclease/phosphatase family protein, producing MRLRLLTYNIHKGIGGVDRRYDLGRIVEVIAHYEPDVALLQEVDEGVPRSRGDRQAELLAERLGMPHFLFQPNVKLRRGAYGNATLSRLPLHDRDDVELTIRPKKRRRALVATLRLEEGGHSRSVVLVNLHLGLAGFERRMQVQRLIASEALTSHHAHTPCVVGGDFNDVWGAIGPRRMTPGGFEKATGLMRTFPAIAPARPLDGVYHRGDCEATGAFAGRIQAARRASDHLPLVVDFEIGGPQSP from the coding sequence ATGCGTCTCCGCCTGCTCACCTACAACATCCACAAGGGAATCGGCGGCGTCGACCGGCGCTACGACCTGGGGCGGATTGTCGAGGTGATCGCGCACTACGAGCCGGATGTCGCCCTGCTGCAGGAGGTCGACGAGGGGGTCCCGCGCAGCCGGGGCGACCGTCAGGCGGAGCTCTTGGCCGAGCGGCTCGGCATGCCCCACTTCCTGTTCCAGCCCAATGTCAAACTGCGGCGCGGCGCGTATGGCAACGCCACGCTGAGCCGCTTGCCGCTGCACGACCGCGACGACGTGGAGCTGACGATCCGCCCCAAGAAACGCCGGCGGGCGCTCGTGGCGACGCTGCGGCTGGAGGAGGGGGGACACAGCCGCAGCGTGGTGCTGGTGAACCTGCACCTCGGCCTAGCGGGCTTCGAACGGCGGATGCAGGTGCAGCGGTTGATCGCGTCGGAGGCTCTCACCTCGCACCACGCGCACACGCCTTGCGTGGTGGGGGGCGACTTCAACGACGTGTGGGGCGCCATCGGCCCGCGCCGCATGACGCCGGGAGGGTTTGAGAAGGCGACCGGGCTGATGCGCACCTTCCCGGCGATCGCCCCGGCCAGGCCGCTCGACGGCGTTTACCACCGAGGCGATTGCGAGGCCACGGGCGCCTTCGCCGGCCGCATCCAAGCCGCCCGGCGGGCGTCGGACCACCTGCCGTTGGTCGTCGACTTCGAGATCGGCGGCCCCCAATCTCCGTGA
- the ahr gene encoding NADPH-dependent aldehyde reductase Ahr, which produces MPTFHALAAHEAGGELKPFEYDPGDLGPDEVEIAVKYCGLCHSDLSMLGNDWGISVYPYVPGHEVAGVVAAKGDRVTGLEVGQSVGLGWYSSSCMFCDQCMSGDHNLCGSAGMTIVGRHGGFADRVRASQEWVIPIPDSLDPSVVGPMFCGGATVFNPFLQSGVRPIDRIGVVGIGGLGHMALKIGNAWGCEVTAFSGSPDKEDEAREMGADHFVNSRDPQSLESVAGSFDLILDTVGAELPWEAYINALSPRGKLHIVGAAPSVSTPVMPLIMAQRTITATPVGSPQTLREMVRFATRHDIAPIVEPMKLSEANDAMERLRSGSPRYRIVLENDLG; this is translated from the coding sequence ATGCCAACCTTCCACGCCCTCGCCGCCCACGAAGCCGGCGGCGAACTCAAGCCGTTCGAGTACGACCCGGGCGATCTCGGCCCCGACGAGGTCGAGATCGCCGTGAAGTACTGCGGCCTCTGCCACAGCGACCTCAGCATGCTGGGCAACGATTGGGGCATCTCGGTCTACCCGTACGTGCCGGGGCACGAGGTCGCCGGCGTGGTCGCGGCCAAGGGCGATCGCGTCACGGGGCTCGAGGTCGGCCAGTCGGTCGGCCTCGGCTGGTACTCGAGCAGCTGCATGTTCTGCGACCAGTGCATGTCGGGCGATCACAACCTGTGCGGCTCGGCCGGCATGACGATCGTCGGCCGCCACGGCGGCTTCGCCGACCGCGTGCGGGCGAGCCAGGAGTGGGTGATCCCGATCCCCGACTCGCTCGACCCGTCGGTGGTCGGCCCAATGTTCTGCGGCGGGGCGACGGTCTTCAACCCGTTCCTGCAGAGCGGCGTGCGGCCGATCGACCGCATCGGCGTGGTCGGCATCGGCGGGCTGGGGCACATGGCGCTCAAGATCGGCAACGCGTGGGGCTGCGAGGTGACCGCCTTCAGCGGCTCGCCCGACAAGGAGGACGAGGCCCGCGAGATGGGCGCCGACCACTTCGTCAACTCGCGCGACCCGCAGTCCCTCGAGTCGGTCGCCGGCTCGTTCGACCTGATCCTCGACACGGTCGGCGCCGAGCTGCCGTGGGAAGCCTACATCAACGCGCTCAGCCCCCGCGGCAAGTTGCACATCGTTGGCGCGGCGCCGAGCGTTTCGACCCCGGTCATGCCGCTCATCATGGCCCAGCGGACGATCACCGCCACGCCGGTCGGCAGCCCGCAGACGCTGCGCGAGATGGTCCGCTTCGCCACACGCCACGACATCGCGCCGATCGTCGAGCCGATGAAGCTTAGCGAGGCGAACGACGCGATGGAGCGCCTGCGCAGCGGCTCGCCGCGCTACCGGATCGTGCTGGAGAACGACCTCGGCTGA
- a CDS encoding dicarboxylate/amino acid:cation symporter, giving the protein MKLALHWKILLGMAAGLLFGALCVWLGWQGFVTDWVKPFGTIFINALKLIAVPLIVASLVKGVSDLKDLSRLSSMGGRTIVLYLMTTAVAVTVGLTVASLVGPGRGLDAETRDQLVASASDVAESKMKIAAQQKEQGPLQPLVDLVPDNLFAAAADNGSMLKVIVFTLFFGVGLILVPEEEGRPVKAFFDGLNEVILKLIDLIMLAAPLGVFALMAALVAETPSFDVFFALLIYSLCVVAGLAVMTFIFYPALVVTLTGRGYLWFFRGLSPAQLLAFSTSSSAATLPVTMERVEEHLGVDEEVASFVLPIGATVNMDGTSLYQAVAAVFIAQAFGMELTLANLFTIGMTAMLASVGTAAVPSAGIVMLIVVLEAIEVPSAAIALIIPVDRVLDMLRTVANITSDATVAMLVAKSTGKLGEPHVKEWDDDYHPQAEESPADG; this is encoded by the coding sequence ATGAAGCTCGCCCTCCACTGGAAGATCTTGCTCGGCATGGCCGCCGGGCTGTTGTTCGGGGCGCTCTGCGTCTGGCTCGGCTGGCAAGGCTTCGTGACCGACTGGGTCAAGCCGTTCGGAACGATCTTCATCAACGCGCTGAAGCTGATCGCGGTGCCGCTGATCGTCGCCTCGCTCGTCAAAGGCGTGTCGGACCTGAAGGACCTGTCGCGGCTCTCCTCGATGGGGGGGCGCACCATCGTGCTCTACCTGATGACCACCGCCGTGGCGGTGACCGTCGGGCTCACGGTCGCCTCGCTCGTGGGCCCCGGCAGGGGGCTCGACGCCGAGACCCGCGACCAGCTGGTCGCCTCGGCCTCGGACGTGGCCGAGAGCAAGATGAAGATCGCCGCCCAGCAGAAGGAGCAAGGCCCGCTGCAGCCGCTCGTCGATCTGGTGCCCGACAACCTGTTCGCCGCCGCCGCCGACAACGGCTCGATGCTCAAGGTGATCGTCTTCACGCTGTTCTTCGGCGTCGGCCTGATCCTCGTGCCGGAGGAGGAGGGCCGGCCCGTGAAGGCGTTCTTCGACGGGCTCAACGAGGTGATCCTCAAGCTGATCGATCTGATCATGCTCGCGGCGCCGCTCGGCGTTTTCGCGCTGATGGCCGCCCTCGTGGCCGAGACCCCTTCGTTCGACGTCTTTTTCGCCCTGCTGATCTACAGCTTATGCGTGGTGGCGGGCCTGGCGGTGATGACGTTTATCTTCTACCCGGCGCTGGTCGTCACCCTGACCGGCCGCGGCTACCTGTGGTTCTTCCGCGGGCTCTCGCCCGCCCAGCTGCTGGCGTTCTCCACGAGCAGCAGCGCCGCCACGCTGCCCGTGACGATGGAGCGCGTGGAGGAGCACCTCGGCGTCGACGAGGAGGTCGCCAGCTTCGTGCTGCCGATCGGCGCCACCGTGAACATGGACGGCACGAGCCTCTACCAGGCCGTCGCCGCCGTGTTCATCGCCCAGGCGTTCGGCATGGAATTGACGCTCGCCAACCTATTCACGATCGGCATGACGGCGATGCTCGCCTCGGTCGGCACGGCCGCCGTGCCGAGCGCGGGAATCGTGATGCTGATCGTCGTGCTCGAGGCGATCGAGGTCCCCAGCGCCGCGATCGCGCTGATCATCCCGGTCGACCGTGTGCTCGACATGCTCCGCACCGTGGCCAACATCACGAGCGACGCCACGGTGGCGATGCTCGTGGCCAAGAGCACCGGCAAGCTCGGCGAGCCGCACGTCAAGGAGTGGGACGACGACTACCACCCGCAGGCCGAGGAGTCGCCGGCGGACGGCTGA
- a CDS encoding SpoIIE family protein phosphatase, which yields MQTTTTQFDPPTILLPATAAGPIETDPPIRVPAIEPKQPVLSALMEQRLGMVLRGAAEGFACHAAEMWLLDDTTQSLRLATRSGPAQWPRRPRPIEGAEADLAAMAGGAVVLESEPEIADWRLPLDCGAVVCLPIASDTTIHGAMWVYSQQEREFADHEVQLLEIVAGRLAVEIERERLLGQAAASKRAERQAEEKEDHHKKLPAQARQPQPEPKVSAPSADSVSMATELPSVTPSFEELELAGWTDPLVPASLHDWQVLADGRLLALAASVVDAPGVATESAVLAIQAARVATRALASGALDAGELLTRVSQTVCQSTSGGEGVAMALALVDPELAEASVALAGDAVALRVRASRGAQRGGELPPLGWDPTAVYDSESFELAIHERLVLLSGDPQLSSPEALKKLRRAFLDCSADDHRAMTARDCVGVVRAAKRRWLQTAVTLRRR from the coding sequence GTGCAAACCACCACGACGCAATTCGACCCACCCACGATCCTCTTGCCCGCCACGGCTGCCGGCCCGATCGAGACCGATCCGCCGATCAGGGTCCCCGCGATCGAGCCGAAGCAGCCGGTGCTTTCGGCGCTGATGGAACAGCGTCTCGGGATGGTGCTGCGCGGCGCCGCCGAGGGTTTCGCGTGCCACGCGGCCGAGATGTGGCTCCTCGACGACACAACACAGTCGCTCCGCCTGGCCACGCGCAGCGGCCCCGCTCAGTGGCCGCGCCGGCCGCGGCCAATCGAAGGCGCCGAGGCCGACCTTGCCGCGATGGCTGGCGGCGCCGTGGTGCTCGAGTCCGAGCCGGAGATCGCCGACTGGCGGTTGCCGCTCGACTGCGGCGCCGTGGTTTGCCTGCCGATCGCTTCGGACACCACGATCCACGGGGCGATGTGGGTCTACTCGCAGCAAGAGCGCGAGTTCGCCGACCACGAGGTGCAGCTGCTGGAGATCGTCGCCGGCAGGTTGGCGGTGGAGATCGAGCGCGAGCGGTTGCTCGGGCAGGCCGCCGCGAGCAAGCGGGCCGAGCGGCAAGCCGAGGAAAAAGAAGACCACCACAAGAAGCTGCCAGCCCAAGCCCGCCAACCCCAGCCCGAGCCCAAGGTCTCGGCGCCGTCGGCCGATTCGGTCTCGATGGCGACCGAGTTGCCCTCGGTGACGCCCAGCTTCGAGGAGCTCGAGCTGGCGGGCTGGACCGATCCGCTCGTCCCGGCGTCGCTGCACGACTGGCAGGTGCTGGCCGACGGCCGGCTGCTGGCTCTGGCGGCGAGTGTGGTCGACGCGCCGGGCGTGGCGACCGAGTCGGCCGTGCTGGCCATCCAAGCCGCCCGGGTCGCAACGCGGGCGTTGGCCTCCGGGGCGCTCGACGCGGGCGAGTTGCTCACCCGCGTTTCACAAACCGTTTGTCAGTCGACCTCCGGCGGCGAAGGGGTGGCGATGGCGCTCGCGCTGGTCGACCCCGAGTTGGCCGAGGCTTCGGTCGCGCTGGCCGGCGACGCGGTCGCGCTGCGGGTGCGGGCCAGCCGCGGCGCCCAACGCGGCGGCGAGCTCCCCCCGCTGGGATGGGACCCGACGGCGGTGTACGACTCCGAGTCGTTCGAGCTGGCGATCCACGAGCGGCTGGTGCTGCTGTCGGGCGACCCGCAGCTATCGAGCCCCGAGGCGCTCAAGAAGCTGCGTCGGGCGTTCCTCGATTGCTCGGCGGACGACCACCGCGCGATGACCGCCCGCGACTGCGTGGGCGTGGTCCGCGCGGCCAAACGACGCTGGCTGCAAACCGCCGTGACGCTGCGTCGCCGCTGA
- the obgE gene encoding GTPase ObgE — MFVDRVTVEVQAGRGGDGCMSFRREKYIPRGGPDGGDGGNGGSVIVVAEPGVDSLAELIHRKQWRAKNGVPGQGSGRHGANADDLVIHVPPGTVIVDESQDLVLRDLKEEGDRVVAAQGGHGGKGNTRFKSATNQAPREHTPGGEGERRTLTFELKVIADVGLLGMPNAGKSTLLSRVSRARPEIADYPFTTKSPNLGVVQVDRDRTFAMADIPGLIEGASQGVGLGHEFLRHVERTRVLVHLVEPAPLDGSDPIENYRAIRQEVERYDEALAARPEIVAVSKAELPGADAVRDEMAAAIGREVRLFSSVTGAGLKELLSETHRVLQETPTE, encoded by the coding sequence ATGTTCGTCGACCGCGTCACCGTTGAAGTCCAAGCCGGCCGCGGCGGCGACGGCTGCATGAGCTTCCGACGGGAGAAGTACATCCCTCGCGGCGGGCCGGACGGCGGCGACGGCGGCAACGGCGGCAGCGTGATCGTCGTGGCCGAGCCCGGCGTCGACAGCCTCGCCGAGCTGATCCACCGCAAGCAGTGGCGCGCCAAGAACGGCGTGCCGGGCCAGGGCTCGGGGCGTCACGGCGCCAACGCCGACGACCTCGTGATCCACGTACCGCCCGGCACGGTGATCGTCGACGAGTCGCAAGACCTGGTGCTCCGCGACCTGAAGGAGGAGGGCGATCGCGTCGTCGCCGCCCAAGGGGGTCATGGGGGCAAAGGAAACACCCGCTTCAAGAGCGCCACGAACCAGGCGCCGCGCGAGCACACCCCCGGCGGCGAGGGCGAGCGTCGCACACTCACTTTCGAGCTGAAGGTGATCGCCGACGTCGGCTTGCTCGGCATGCCCAACGCGGGCAAGAGCACGCTGCTGAGCCGGGTCTCGCGGGCGCGTCCCGAGATCGCCGACTACCCGTTCACCACGAAGAGCCCGAACCTCGGCGTCGTGCAGGTCGACCGCGACCGCACCTTCGCCATGGCCGACATCCCGGGCCTGATCGAGGGCGCCAGCCAAGGCGTGGGCCTCGGCCACGAGTTCCTCCGGCACGTGGAGCGCACCCGGGTTCTGGTCCACCTGGTCGAGCCCGCGCCGCTGGACGGCTCGGACCCGATCGAGAACTACCGCGCGATCCGCCAGGAGGTGGAGCGCTACGACGAGGCCCTCGCCGCCCGGCCGGAGATCGTCGCCGTGAGCAAAGCCGAGCTCCCCGGCGCCGACGCCGTGCGCGACGAGATGGCCGCCGCAATCGGCCGCGAGGTGCGTCTGTTCTCGTCGGTCACCGGCGCGGGGCTCAAGGAGCTCCTGAGCGAGACCCACCGCGTGCTGCAAGAAACCCCCACCGAATAG
- the rpmA gene encoding 50S ribosomal protein L27, with the protein MAHKKGQGSSRNGRDSNAQRRGIKKFGGERVIAGNIIARQLGNKWRAGKGVGQGKDFTLFALIEGSVMFDQEGRRINVVAPVEATAVAS; encoded by the coding sequence ATGGCGCACAAAAAAGGACAAGGCTCGAGCCGCAACGGTCGTGACTCGAACGCGCAGCGGCGCGGCATCAAGAAGTTTGGCGGCGAGCGAGTGATCGCCGGCAACATCATCGCCCGCCAGCTCGGCAACAAGTGGCGCGCCGGCAAGGGCGTTGGCCAGGGCAAGGACTTCACCTTGTTCGCCCTGATCGAGGGCTCGGTGATGTTCGACCAAGAAGGTCGCCGCATCAACGTCGTGGCGCCGGTCGAAGCGACCGCCGTCGCGAGCTGA
- a CDS encoding EF-hand domain-containing protein, translating into MSTIRTVMMGLMGVAMASPVLAQPEEGPPSRGGMQRYQQMLERFDADGNGELSAEEFSAAQEARRAERQGDRQRGDRPRGDRQRGDRERGDRGPRRGPPRDFDGPRPNFEEGAAGEEGPPRRRRGDSDGPPRGGRLGAMDPEELFSRFDADGDDKISREEFTGLIEDFRERMQGMRRGGGRFGGGERGGRGRGPGGRGGPPPRGPEPGQDAPE; encoded by the coding sequence ATGAGCACGATTCGCACCGTAATGATGGGCCTGATGGGCGTCGCGATGGCGTCGCCCGTCCTGGCTCAGCCCGAGGAAGGCCCGCCGTCCCGTGGCGGCATGCAACGCTACCAGCAGATGCTCGAGCGATTCGACGCTGACGGCAACGGCGAGCTGAGCGCCGAAGAGTTCAGCGCCGCCCAGGAGGCCCGCCGGGCCGAGCGTCAGGGCGACCGCCAGCGAGGCGATCGGCCGCGAGGCGATCGGCAGCGCGGCGACCGGGAGCGGGGCGATCGCGGCCCGCGTCGCGGCCCGCCGCGTGACTTCGACGGTCCCCGGCCGAACTTCGAAGAGGGCGCCGCTGGCGAGGAAGGCCCGCCGCGGCGTCGCCGTGGCGACTCCGACGGCCCGCCGCGCGGCGGCCGCTTGGGGGCGATGGACCCCGAAGAGCTGTTCAGCCGCTTCGACGCGGACGGCGACGACAAGATCAGCCGTGAGGAGTTCACCGGCCTGATCGAAGACTTCCGCGAGCGGATGCAGGGCATGCGTCGGGGTGGCGGCCGCTTTGGCGGCGGCGAACGCGGCGGCCGTGGCCGTGGCCCTGGTGGCCGAGGCGGTCCTCCGCCGCGTGGGCCGGAGCCGGGGCAAGACGCTCCCGAATGA
- a CDS encoding cation:proton antiporter, whose product MENYTALYLAGVLALGIFAQWLAWRLKLPAIVLLLAFGFNLGVMFGPPEEYLGSQALLPIVSLAVGVILFEGGLSLRFHELRESGGVVLRLVTVGLLVTWAGATLAAYWIMGFTWPMATLLGALLTVSGPTVIMPLLRQVRPTGRVASLIKWEGIVNDPIGAVLAALVFEVVAHGVHNDVASESLVLLGRTALVGLGIGAVSAWLIVQMLRHYWLPDFLQIPVVLAMVVTVFAVSNYLQHESGLVTVTALGVLLANQRAVAVKHLIEFKENLRTLLISVLFILLSSRVQIGWDELGNIGWSGLLFVALLILVIRPIAAFISTVGSDLTFGERVLLGWIHPRGIVAAAVASLFAINLGGTELAADGDRLVIITFLVIVGTVTVYGLTLGPLAKHFGLAQQDPQGVLFASASPLVREMAKSLQAEGFAVMLVDTNPQHISAARMAGLPVCYASIGSEFVREEVEMGDIGRLVAMTPNDEINSLAATEFAEHFGSANVYQLAAPPTTERHERVPSHRRGRTLFREDATPTMLAERFARGQVIKKTTLSDDFTYEDFRSRYGQDALILFTVPEKGKLTISVAGRKLEQKPGKKIIALVDKEISTGESGVLD is encoded by the coding sequence ATGGAAAACTACACGGCCCTTTACCTCGCCGGCGTGCTCGCCCTGGGCATCTTTGCGCAATGGCTGGCCTGGCGCTTGAAGCTGCCCGCGATCGTGCTGCTGCTCGCCTTCGGCTTTAACCTCGGCGTCATGTTCGGACCGCCCGAGGAGTACCTCGGCAGCCAGGCCCTGCTGCCGATCGTGTCGCTGGCGGTCGGCGTCATCTTGTTCGAGGGGGGGCTGAGCCTGAGGTTCCACGAGCTCCGCGAGTCGGGCGGCGTGGTGCTGCGCTTGGTCACCGTCGGGCTGCTGGTCACGTGGGCCGGCGCCACGCTGGCCGCATACTGGATCATGGGCTTCACCTGGCCGATGGCCACGCTCCTTGGCGCGCTGCTCACCGTGAGCGGCCCCACGGTCATCATGCCGCTGCTGCGCCAGGTGCGCCCCACCGGCCGGGTCGCCTCGCTCATCAAGTGGGAGGGAATTGTCAACGACCCGATCGGCGCCGTGCTCGCCGCCCTGGTGTTCGAGGTCGTGGCGCACGGCGTCCATAACGACGTGGCGAGCGAGTCGCTCGTGCTGCTGGGGCGCACGGCGCTCGTGGGCCTGGGCATCGGCGCCGTCAGCGCCTGGCTGATCGTGCAGATGCTGCGGCACTACTGGCTTCCTGACTTCCTGCAGATCCCCGTGGTGCTGGCGATGGTTGTCACGGTGTTCGCCGTGTCGAACTACCTGCAGCACGAGTCGGGGCTGGTCACGGTCACGGCACTCGGCGTGCTGCTGGCCAACCAGCGGGCGGTGGCCGTCAAGCACCTGATCGAGTTCAAGGAAAACCTCCGCACGCTGCTGATCTCCGTGTTGTTCATCCTCCTATCCTCCCGCGTGCAGATCGGCTGGGACGAACTCGGCAACATCGGCTGGAGCGGGCTGCTGTTCGTGGCGCTGCTGATCCTCGTCATCAGGCCGATCGCCGCCTTCATCTCGACCGTCGGCAGCGACCTCACCTTCGGCGAGCGTGTGCTCCTGGGGTGGATCCACCCGCGCGGCATCGTCGCCGCGGCGGTCGCCTCACTGTTCGCCATCAACCTGGGCGGCACGGAGCTGGCCGCCGATGGCGACCGGCTCGTCATCATCACCTTCCTGGTGATCGTCGGCACCGTGACGGTGTACGGCCTGACGCTCGGACCGCTGGCCAAGCACTTCGGCCTGGCCCAGCAAGACCCGCAGGGGGTGCTGTTCGCCAGCGCCTCGCCGCTGGTGCGTGAGATGGCCAAGTCGCTGCAGGCCGAGGGCTTTGCCGTGATGCTGGTCGACACGAACCCGCAGCATATCTCCGCCGCGCGGATGGCGGGGTTGCCGGTCTGCTACGCCAGCATCGGCAGCGAGTTCGTCCGCGAGGAGGTCGAGATGGGCGACATCGGCCGCCTCGTGGCGATGACGCCGAACGACGAGATCAACAGCTTGGCCGCCACCGAGTTCGCCGAACACTTCGGCTCGGCCAACGTTTACCAGCTGGCGGCGCCCCCCACGACCGAACGCCACGAGCGGGTCCCGTCGCACCGCCGCGGCCGCACGCTGTTCCGCGAAGACGCCACCCCCACGATGCTCGCCGAGCGGTTCGCCCGCGGGCAGGTGATCAAGAAGACGACGCTCAGCGACGACTTCACCTACGAAGACTTCCGCTCCCGCTACGGCCAAGACGCGCTGATCCTGTTCACCGTGCCGGAGAAAGGCAAGCTCACGATCAGCGTCGCGGGCCGCAAACTCGAGCAGAAGCCGGGCAAGAAGATCATCGCGCTGGTGGACAAGGAGATCTCGACCGGCGAGAGCGGGGTGCTGGATTAG
- a CDS encoding DUF3891 family protein — MIRRDEPLGAAEPTHWLLVSQREHARISYELAAAWEDLGVEPPAVRDELLQAIRHHDDGWAVWEGAPGIDPETLRPYAFTEMPPAEAQRIWTASIDACRQIGPLAGWAAAGHFITLQSPEDDDHQEWAPWLAEQEAQHSAWLAEWLAASPAHTPELAERCLQLLRAFDWLSLWLCCLGPQPGDEVDGVAPLVIENDSPRIGPWTVDAVAEQGEWRFIMDPWPFVAQAIELRVWARRVPVRRYADAEALLAASHDVELQWDLRAGPPASDTKSATDEHR, encoded by the coding sequence GTGATCCGCCGCGACGAACCACTCGGCGCCGCCGAGCCGACGCACTGGCTGCTCGTCTCGCAGCGGGAGCACGCCCGGATCAGCTACGAGCTGGCCGCCGCGTGGGAGGATCTTGGCGTCGAGCCGCCCGCCGTGCGTGACGAACTGCTCCAGGCGATCCGCCACCACGACGACGGCTGGGCCGTGTGGGAGGGGGCGCCGGGGATCGATCCCGAGACCCTTCGCCCCTACGCCTTCACCGAGATGCCCCCCGCCGAGGCGCAGCGCATCTGGACGGCGTCGATCGACGCCTGCCGCCAGATCGGCCCGCTCGCCGGCTGGGCAGCCGCCGGGCACTTCATCACGCTCCAGTCGCCCGAAGACGACGACCACCAGGAGTGGGCCCCCTGGCTCGCGGAGCAAGAGGCCCAGCATTCCGCGTGGCTGGCGGAGTGGCTGGCCGCCAGCCCGGCGCACACACCCGAGCTCGCCGAGCGCTGCTTGCAACTGCTGCGGGCGTTCGATTGGCTCAGCCTGTGGCTCTGCTGCCTCGGCCCGCAGCCAGGCGACGAGGTCGACGGAGTGGCGCCACTGGTGATCGAGAACGATTCGCCGCGGATCGGGCCGTGGACGGTCGACGCCGTGGCGGAGCAGGGCGAATGGCGGTTCATTATGGATCCGTGGCCTTTCGTAGCCCAGGCCATCGAGCTACGAGTATGGGCCCGGCGTGTTCCTGTAAGGAGGTACGCCGACGCCGAAGCGTTGCTTGCCGCATCGCACGATGTCGAATTGCAGTGGGACCTACGCGCCGGACCACCCGCGTCCGATACGAAATCAGCCACCGATGAACACAGATAG